A genomic stretch from Clostridia bacterium includes:
- a CDS encoding Maf family protein, whose product MRIILASNSPRRKELLSQAGVLFEIIPSEFEEQVIELPPEKLVEYFAYMKAKDIAGAVQGEALVIGSDTIVYLDGIMGKPRDKEDAFNMLKNLSGKQHLVFSGLSIINTASGESQTEYESTKVKMKELSDAEITAYINTGEPMDKAGAYAIQGMGSLFIEGIEGDYFNVVGLPLFRLGKMLNCFGIRLI is encoded by the coding sequence ATGAGAATAATACTGGCATCAAATTCACCAAGGAGAAAAGAATTATTATCACAAGCTGGAGTTTTATTTGAAATAATTCCGTCTGAATTTGAGGAGCAGGTAATTGAGCTGCCACCGGAAAAGCTTGTGGAGTATTTTGCCTATATGAAGGCAAAGGATATAGCAGGAGCAGTACAGGGGGAAGCATTGGTAATAGGCTCTGATACAATTGTATACCTTGATGGGATTATGGGAAAACCCAGGGATAAAGAGGACGCCTTCAATATGCTGAAAAACCTTAGCGGGAAGCAGCACCTGGTGTTTTCAGGTCTCAGTATAATCAATACTGCTTCAGGAGAAAGCCAGACCGAGTATGAAAGCACCAAGGTAAAAATGAAGGAACTGAGCGATGCTGAGATTACGGCTTATATAAATACCGGAGAACCGATGGATAAAGCAGGAGCTTACGCAATACAAGGCATGGGTTCATTATTTATTGAAGGAATAGAAGGGGATTATTTTAATGTTGTGGGACTTCCACTGTTCCGACTTGGGAAAATGCTGAATTGTTTTGGGATTAGGCTTATATAG
- the radC gene encoding DNA repair protein RadC — protein sequence MKIQDGHATIKDLPAEERPRERLIRHGAAVLSNAELLAVLLRVGTKEENAISLAHRILKQEQGLRYLVDSKVEQMSCIKGIGQAKAAQIKAAIELGKRLSTFELGVDKPVKSPKDVADLLMEDMRYLKKEHMKLVLLNIKCNLISVEEISIGSLNASIVHPREVFNPAIKKSSASIIMVHNHPSGDPSPSSEDIGITARISEAGKLIGIELVDHIIIGDGKYISMKEKGLF from the coding sequence ATGAAGATACAGGATGGTCATGCTACAATTAAAGATCTCCCGGCTGAGGAAAGACCCAGAGAGCGTCTTATAAGACACGGCGCTGCTGTTCTCTCAAATGCAGAACTCCTGGCGGTACTATTAAGGGTTGGCACCAAGGAAGAAAATGCTATTTCACTGGCGCATCGAATATTGAAACAAGAGCAAGGACTCAGGTACTTGGTTGACAGTAAAGTGGAGCAGATGTCTTGCATCAAAGGAATAGGCCAGGCTAAGGCTGCACAGATAAAAGCTGCAATTGAACTGGGCAAACGTTTGAGTACATTTGAGCTCGGGGTGGACAAGCCTGTAAAGAGCCCCAAGGATGTTGCGGATTTACTTATGGAAGATATGAGATATCTTAAAAAGGAACATATGAAGCTAGTACTTTTAAATATAAAATGTAATCTTATATCAGTAGAGGAAATTTCAATAGGGAGCTTGAATGCTTCAATCGTGCATCCGCGGGAGGTTTTCAATCCCGCAATTAAAAAATCGAGTGCAAGCATAATTATGGTGCATAATCATCCGAGCGGTGATCCATCGCCAAGCAGCGAGGATATAGGAATAACTGCAAGGATTTCTGAAGCGGGGAAGCTCATAGGTATTGAACTTGTTGATCATATAATTATTGGAGATGGTAAGTATATAAGTATGAAGGAAAAAGGTCTGTTTTGA
- a CDS encoding rod shape-determining protein has protein sequence MGLFNFFSKDIGIDLGTANTLVYVRGKGIIVREPSVVAMKLDTNAVMAVGDEAKKMIGRTPGNIVAIRPMRDGVIADFNITHRMIKYFIGKAYGGSTVGKPRVLVSVPSGITEVERRAVEEAAMQAGARTARLIEEPMAAAIGAGLPVGEPTGSMIVNMGGGTTEIAVISLGGIVTSKSIRAAGDKQDEAIVHYIKRTYNLAIGERTGEDIKITIGSAFPHAVEGSIDIKGRDLVTGLPKTIKITSEEVLEALREPVATILDGIKSTLEKTPPELAADIMDRGIMLSGGGALLHGLDALVRQETGMPVQVAENPLDCVAMGTGKALEQYDEISRPYSIRHKNSSNY, from the coding sequence ATGGGTTTATTTAATTTTTTTTCAAAGGATATTGGTATAGATTTGGGTACTGCAAATACCCTGGTATATGTGAGAGGAAAAGGGATTATTGTTAGGGAGCCTTCAGTTGTCGCTATGAAGCTTGACACCAATGCAGTCATGGCAGTAGGTGACGAGGCGAAAAAGATGATAGGGAGAACCCCTGGCAATATCGTAGCAATAAGGCCCATGAGGGACGGCGTGATAGCTGACTTCAATATCACGCACAGAATGATCAAATATTTCATAGGAAAAGCATACGGCGGTTCCACTGTTGGAAAACCCAGGGTTCTTGTCAGTGTGCCGTCAGGTATCACTGAAGTAGAAAGAAGAGCAGTTGAAGAAGCGGCAATGCAGGCGGGAGCACGTACTGCGAGGCTTATTGAAGAGCCAATGGCAGCTGCTATTGGAGCTGGCCTTCCTGTTGGGGAGCCTACCGGAAGCATGATAGTCAACATGGGTGGAGGCACTACAGAAATTGCTGTGATTTCCCTGGGCGGAATAGTTACAAGCAAATCTATAAGAGCAGCTGGGGATAAGCAGGACGAAGCAATAGTGCACTATATCAAGAGAACTTACAATTTAGCAATTGGAGAGCGTACCGGTGAGGATATTAAAATCACTATCGGTTCTGCATTTCCCCACGCTGTTGAAGGTTCAATAGATATCAAAGGAAGAGACCTTGTAACTGGTTTGCCGAAGACTATAAAAATTACTTCAGAGGAAGTGCTTGAAGCTTTAAGAGAGCCGGTTGCAACTATTCTGGATGGTATTAAGAGTACTTTGGAGAAGACACCCCCTGAGTTAGCTGCAGATATCATGGACAGAGGAATAATGCTGTCCGGAGGTGGAGCTCTTCTGCACGGCCTGGATGCCTTGGTAAGACAGGAAACAGGAATGCCAGTTCAGGTAGCTGAGAATCCTCTGGATTGCGTTGCTATGGGTACAGGAAAGGCTTTAGAGCAGTATGATGAAATCAGCAGACCATATTCTATAAGGCATAAGAATTCAAGTAATTATTAA
- the mreC gene encoding rod shape-determining protein MreC encodes MRIRNKLFISVIIISILLIVLITITSQGRTRPDVLGGLFGRIITPVQRVFYSSGEFFENTFKSLYDLRNLKTDNEALKVELETLKDQNRQLIQMALENNRLRSLLEFKESNTQFNYIGASVTGRDPGNWYDVYTINKGSKDGIEVNDAVIVSHGYLVGKIIEVGANYSKIMAIIDERSSVSIVVNRTRDMGIVSGSSDYDVTAIMELEADIVKGDDIITSEYSTLPEGLYIGKVKSVEKQERKLQKMVEIEPSVDFKRLEEVFVIKTVK; translated from the coding sequence ATGAGGATTAGAAATAAGCTTTTTATTTCTGTAATAATAATATCAATACTATTAATAGTATTGATTACTATTACTTCTCAAGGTAGGACAAGACCTGATGTTTTGGGGGGATTGTTCGGGAGAATAATAACCCCGGTACAGAGGGTGTTCTACTCCTCAGGGGAGTTCTTTGAGAATACCTTTAAGAGCTTGTATGATTTAAGGAACCTTAAAACTGACAACGAAGCACTTAAGGTTGAATTGGAGACGCTAAAGGACCAGAACAGACAGCTTATCCAGATGGCACTAGAGAACAACAGACTGCGCAGTCTGTTGGAGTTTAAGGAATCAAATACGCAGTTTAATTATATAGGGGCTAGCGTAACAGGCCGGGATCCGGGCAATTGGTATGATGTCTATACAATAAATAAAGGCTCCAAAGACGGAATTGAAGTCAATGATGCGGTAATAGTCAGTCACGGTTATCTTGTAGGGAAAATAATAGAGGTAGGCGCTAATTATTCTAAGATTATGGCAATCATTGATGAAAGAAGCTCTGTAAGTATAGTTGTAAATAGGACAAGGGATATGGGTATTGTATCAGGGAGCTCTGACTATGATGTCACAGCAATTATGGAGCTTGAAGCAGATATAGTCAAGGGCGATGACATTATAACCTCTGAATACAGTACACTGCCAGAGGGACTATATATTGGAAAGGTAAAAAGTGTAGAAAAACAGGAGCGAAAGCTGCAAAAAATGGTTGAGATAGAACCTTCAGTTGATTTTAAAAGATTGGAAGAAGTATTTGTTATAAAGACGGTAAAATAA
- the mreD gene encoding rod shape-determining protein MreD, whose product MRIAVICTLAVVNVILESTLFQYTRIYGIKPDFSIMIIVAYAIMRGSSYGAFTGLGIGLLIDMMYGRAIGINALSYMVTGYVIGQAHENVFKDSFIPSFIFNFIAIIIFQHSFMLLAYFSNNISSTGVSYMYMLLKVIFPQAIYNAAVGSILYRYIYKLDEAPFMNRRIY is encoded by the coding sequence GTGAGGATAGCAGTTATTTGCACATTGGCAGTTGTAAATGTCATACTTGAATCGACTCTGTTTCAGTATACGCGCATATATGGTATAAAGCCGGACTTCTCCATAATGATTATTGTAGCTTATGCGATTATGAGGGGAAGCTCCTATGGCGCTTTTACGGGTCTGGGAATAGGGCTGCTCATAGATATGATGTATGGACGAGCCATAGGTATAAATGCTCTGTCCTATATGGTGACAGGGTATGTTATTGGGCAGGCTCATGAAAACGTATTCAAGGACAGCTTCATACCCTCCTTTATTTTCAACTTTATTGCAATAATTATATTTCAGCATAGTTTCATGCTGCTCGCTTATTTCTCAAATAATATTTCCAGCACAGGAGTCTCATATATGTACATGCTCTTGAAGGTGATATTTCCACAGGCTATTTATAATGCAGCAGTGGGTTCGATTTTATACAGGTATATTTACAAGTTGGATGAAGCCCCGTTCATGAACAGGAGAATATACTAA
- a CDS encoding penicillin-binding transpeptidase domain-containing protein: MFKKYFKDRLDIVRVVTILIFFVIAFRLADLQIVKGDYYWKKSETLRTRNISVTAPRGPIVDKFGRTIAGNKQSYSVNIMKTEIPQETLNDIALSTINIIEQNGDTYRDEIPILINPTRFSYQDDESNWKKKYGISANATAREAFAKLRVDYGIPVDTIDLEAYELLKDENNVELPFDITEFQYDFRKSELKWKQSNGFSAEKSAQEVFDALCIKYKIPRDIYDDQKAKKILTVKYLVGQNKYKAYEPVEIATNIKKETRAKIEENKIFLPGVEIIQKPLRYYANKDFASHIVGYMSKIGTELEELSKQGYTPQDLIGKSGIESSMEKYLKGKDGSKQIEVDVNGTLINTIDEIDPIPGDTVFLTIDNKLQKIAEDSLTKTMEEIRNGVGKDKTYPNATSGAVVAIDVNTGKILALASEPKFDPNIFAAGITNEAWKMLQPTSKDVYAPKPLINNAISATLPPGSTMKLVSAVAGLETGAITPTENIFDKGHYTAIPGVSPSCSIFKSTGIPHYNQNVSLAIKNSCNYFFFEVGRRIGGETFEKYAERFGFGEKSGIELPSEYKGSVEGPEHKKDQYKRYLGNYIVNNLKINDQKILDEIKGYIDNNPGTRQIRTRLKELGITDAKAVERVLRYISESKYQPGNVLNATIGQGLNDVTPLQLLDATAAVVNGGTRYKPYLVDKVIGYDGTVKLAKQPEVAEKIEISSANLEAIKQGMYAVTNEAGGTARSAFVGSKVVISGKTGTAEAGKGLDSHAWFVAFAPYEKPEIAVAVLIFQGGHGNYPAPIARAIIEEYLAPEAAKDNILMDNDIIP, encoded by the coding sequence ATGTTTAAAAAATATTTTAAAGATAGACTTGATATTGTTCGGGTAGTCACAATTTTAATTTTTTTTGTTATTGCTTTCAGGCTGGCGGATTTGCAAATAGTAAAAGGTGATTACTATTGGAAAAAATCTGAGACCTTAAGGACGAGGAATATTTCGGTTACTGCTCCCAGAGGTCCAATCGTGGATAAATTCGGACGCACTATAGCGGGGAACAAGCAAAGTTATTCTGTTAATATTATGAAAACCGAAATACCACAGGAGACTCTGAATGACATAGCGCTTTCCACGATTAACATAATCGAGCAAAATGGAGATACCTATAGGGATGAAATTCCCATACTTATTAACCCCACAAGGTTTTCCTACCAGGATGATGAGAGCAACTGGAAAAAGAAGTATGGTATCTCAGCAAATGCTACAGCTCGAGAAGCATTTGCAAAGCTCAGGGTGGACTATGGCATTCCGGTGGATACTATTGACCTGGAAGCTTATGAGCTGCTGAAGGATGAGAACAATGTTGAGCTTCCTTTTGATATTACTGAATTCCAATATGACTTTAGGAAGTCAGAATTGAAATGGAAGCAAAGCAATGGCTTTAGTGCTGAGAAAAGTGCCCAGGAAGTATTTGATGCTCTTTGTATAAAATATAAGATACCCAGAGATATATATGATGACCAAAAGGCTAAAAAAATACTGACGGTTAAATATCTGGTTGGACAGAACAAATATAAGGCCTATGAGCCTGTGGAAATCGCCACAAACATAAAAAAAGAGACAAGAGCGAAAATTGAAGAGAATAAGATATTCCTGCCTGGTGTAGAAATAATTCAGAAGCCGCTAAGATATTACGCTAATAAAGATTTTGCAAGTCACATCGTAGGATATATGAGCAAAATAGGAACTGAGCTCGAAGAGCTTTCAAAGCAGGGATATACACCTCAGGATCTTATTGGCAAATCCGGCATTGAGAGCTCAATGGAAAAGTATCTTAAGGGTAAGGATGGGTCGAAGCAAATCGAGGTAGACGTAAACGGAACATTGATAAATACAATAGATGAAATAGATCCGATTCCAGGTGATACAGTTTTCTTGACCATTGATAACAAGCTTCAGAAAATAGCGGAGGATTCACTGACAAAAACCATGGAGGAAATAAGAAACGGTGTAGGGAAGGACAAGACTTATCCCAACGCAACCTCCGGTGCAGTAGTAGCTATTGATGTGAATACCGGGAAGATACTGGCTCTTGCAAGTGAACCTAAATTTGACCCCAATATTTTTGCGGCGGGAATAACCAACGAAGCCTGGAAGATGCTTCAGCCTACAAGTAAGGATGTGTATGCACCAAAGCCGCTTATAAATAATGCAATTTCAGCCACTCTTCCTCCGGGCTCAACCATGAAGCTGGTTAGTGCCGTAGCCGGCTTGGAGACTGGGGCAATCACTCCTACAGAAAATATATTTGATAAAGGTCATTATACTGCGATACCTGGGGTATCTCCTTCCTGTTCAATATTTAAGTCAACAGGTATACCTCATTATAATCAAAATGTGTCGTTGGCAATTAAGAACTCATGCAACTACTTTTTCTTTGAGGTTGGAAGAAGAATAGGCGGAGAGACATTTGAAAAGTATGCCGAGAGATTCGGCTTTGGAGAGAAATCAGGCATAGAGCTTCCCTCAGAGTACAAAGGCAGCGTAGAAGGGCCTGAGCATAAAAAGGACCAGTATAAGAGATATCTGGGAAACTACATTGTAAACAATTTGAAAATAAATGATCAGAAAATACTTGATGAGATAAAAGGATATATAGACAATAACCCTGGCACCAGGCAGATAAGAACAAGACTTAAAGAGCTTGGCATTACCGATGCCAAAGCAGTGGAAAGAGTATTGAGGTATATAAGTGAGAGCAAGTACCAGCCGGGGAATGTGCTAAATGCGACAATAGGCCAGGGGCTGAACGATGTTACCCCTCTTCAGCTTTTAGATGCCACTGCGGCCGTAGTAAACGGTGGTACGAGATACAAACCATACCTTGTAGATAAGGTCATAGGCTATGATGGTACTGTGAAGCTCGCAAAGCAGCCGGAAGTGGCGGAAAAGATAGAGATTTCATCAGCCAATCTTGAAGCAATAAAGCAAGGCATGTACGCTGTTACCAATGAAGCAGGAGGAACAGCCAGAAGTGCTTTTGTAGGCAGCAAGGTTGTAATTTCCGGTAAGACGGGTACTGCCGAAGCGGGTAAGGGTTTAGACAGCCATGCTTGGTTCGTTGCTTTTGCGCCTTATGAAAAACCTGAGATTGCAGTTGCAGTTCTGATATTCCAGGGCGGACATGGAAACTATCCTGCACCGATTGCCAGGGCAATAATTGAAGAGTATCTGGCTCCTGAGGCGGCGAAGGACAACATATTAATGGATAATGATATAATTCCATAA
- the minC gene encoding septum site-determining protein MinC — MAENAVIFKGTKDGLYIILKEEMDLDTIKANLDKKIKPSKRFFEGAKIMNFKGKKLTQEEFDDLKEVIEQEYGMTVVGSFNEKSFEAKAESFEIKKPDMLEQLPFENVHKGEALLIRATLRSGQLIQYKGDVVIVGDVNPGAHIKAGGSVIIMGTMRGIVHAGANGDYGAFIVAYKMQPTQLRIGDIITRSPDGLGSKYNNPEIAMVKQGMVVVEPYLRNK; from the coding sequence ATGGCTGAAAACGCAGTTATTTTTAAAGGTACAAAAGATGGGTTATACATAATACTAAAAGAAGAAATGGATTTGGACACAATAAAGGCCAATCTTGACAAGAAAATCAAACCTTCCAAACGTTTTTTCGAAGGTGCAAAGATAATGAACTTCAAGGGGAAAAAACTGACTCAGGAAGAGTTTGATGATCTTAAGGAAGTCATAGAACAAGAATATGGAATGACAGTGGTTGGGAGCTTTAATGAAAAAAGCTTTGAAGCAAAAGCTGAAAGTTTTGAAATAAAAAAGCCCGACATGCTTGAGCAGCTTCCTTTCGAAAACGTGCATAAAGGAGAAGCACTGTTAATTAGGGCTACTCTCAGATCAGGACAGTTGATTCAGTATAAAGGTGATGTAGTGATTGTCGGCGATGTGAATCCCGGAGCACACATTAAAGCAGGCGGGTCGGTCATCATTATGGGCACAATGAGAGGAATTGTTCACGCAGGTGCCAACGGTGACTACGGAGCATTCATTGTTGCATATAAAATGCAGCCCACACAGCTTAGAATAGGCGATATAATAACACGTTCTCCTGATGGGCTGGGCAGCAAGTACAATAATCCTGAGATCGCGATGGTAAAGCAGGGGATGGTAGTTGTAGAACCATATTTACGGAACAAGTAA
- the minD gene encoding septum site-determining protein MinD → MGEVIVVTSGKGGVGKTTTTANIGTGLALRGKSVVLVDADIGLRNLDVVMGLENRIVYDLVDVVDGVCRMRQALIKDKRYPNLYLLPAAQTKDKNSVNPEQMQKLAAELAEEFEYVIFDCPAGIEQGFKNAIAGANRAIVVTTPEVSAVRDADRIIGLLEANGLRNPMLIINRIKMDMVKRGDMMNIDDMIDILAIDLIGVVPDDDFIVVSTNRGEPAISVEQSLAGQAYRNIVRRIMGEDVPFMNLESDDGFFNRVAKLFGLSKKR, encoded by the coding sequence ATGGGTGAAGTAATTGTTGTTACATCAGGAAAAGGTGGGGTTGGCAAAACAACTACTACGGCAAATATAGGCACCGGCTTGGCACTTAGAGGCAAAAGCGTTGTTTTGGTTGATGCAGATATCGGGCTGAGGAATCTGGACGTTGTAATGGGTTTGGAAAATAGAATAGTATATGACCTTGTTGACGTTGTTGATGGAGTTTGCAGAATGAGACAAGCGCTGATTAAGGATAAAAGATACCCTAACCTGTATTTGCTTCCAGCTGCGCAGACAAAGGACAAGAATTCAGTTAATCCTGAACAAATGCAGAAGCTTGCTGCAGAGCTTGCAGAAGAATTTGAATATGTCATATTTGACTGCCCTGCAGGAATAGAGCAGGGGTTTAAAAACGCAATAGCGGGTGCAAACAGGGCAATTGTAGTTACTACACCTGAAGTATCGGCTGTAAGGGATGCGGATAGGATAATAGGGCTCCTGGAAGCAAACGGACTGAGAAATCCTATGCTTATAATAAATAGAATCAAGATGGATATGGTTAAACGCGGGGATATGATGAATATTGATGATATGATTGACATCCTTGCCATAGACCTCATAGGAGTGGTTCCTGATGATGATTTCATTGTTGTTTCGACCAACAGAGGGGAACCTGCAATTTCTGTAGAGCAGTCTTTGGCCGGACAAGCCTATAGGAATATTGTAAGAAGGATAATGGGAGAAGATGTTCCGTTCATGAACCTGGAATCAGACGACGGCTTTTTCAATAGGGTGGCAAAGCTGTTTGGATTGAGTAAGAAAAGATAG
- the minE gene encoding cell division topological specificity factor MinE yields the protein MDLFKMFSKSDSSKDIAKERLKLVLIHDRANVSPQFLEMIKGELIKVISDYMEIDEKGLEIKLTRTKREFDDSTVPALVANIPIKRMKDNGKF from the coding sequence ATGGACTTGTTTAAAATGTTTAGCAAGAGTGACAGTAGTAAGGATATAGCCAAGGAAAGACTTAAACTGGTTTTAATCCATGACAGGGCCAATGTATCTCCTCAATTCCTTGAAATGATAAAGGGTGAACTGATAAAGGTAATATCAGATTATATGGAGATTGACGAAAAGGGGCTTGAAATCAAACTTACCAGAACCAAAAGGGAGTTTGACGATTCCACTGTACCTGCACTTGTTGCCAATATACCCATAAAGAGAATGAAAGATAACGGAAAGTTTTAG
- a CDS encoding M23 family metallopeptidase has translation MNNNNFENIPRPKYIKEYRKVGSMFKSKKYGEKSYLDRFLMQSFISLVTIAAVLLINNINMNLTNTISDGIKTTINWNMNFSKALGTFSNIKNIIPEAKKNLGVIGAVQESFEDNPSFIMPVEGEITSEFGERVHPVFKTVKMHTGVDIDSKIGTPIKSSTAGKVLKVGEDAINGKYVRVKSGNYEVVYAHCYKISVKEGQSVKQGDILGEVGDTGVTSGPHLHFEVQENGTALNPMDKLMGD, from the coding sequence ATGAATAACAATAATTTCGAAAATATTCCAAGACCAAAGTACATAAAGGAATATAGAAAAGTCGGCAGTATGTTCAAATCAAAGAAATACGGAGAGAAGAGCTACTTGGACAGGTTTCTCATGCAGTCCTTCATATCCCTCGTAACCATAGCAGCAGTACTTTTGATAAATAATATTAATATGAATCTGACAAATACGATATCTGACGGAATAAAAACAACTATAAACTGGAATATGAATTTCTCCAAGGCTCTTGGAACATTTTCAAATATAAAGAATATAATACCAGAAGCAAAGAAAAATCTTGGGGTAATAGGGGCAGTACAGGAAAGCTTTGAGGATAATCCAAGCTTTATAATGCCTGTAGAAGGGGAGATAACTTCAGAGTTTGGTGAAAGAGTCCACCCGGTATTTAAAACAGTGAAAATGCATACTGGAGTAGATATTGATTCGAAAATCGGCACTCCGATAAAATCCTCCACGGCAGGCAAAGTGCTTAAGGTGGGTGAGGATGCTATAAATGGCAAGTACGTGAGAGTTAAGAGCGGTAATTATGAGGTAGTCTATGCACACTGCTATAAGATAAGCGTCAAAGAGGGTCAGAGTGTAAAGCAGGGGGATATACTGGGCGAGGTAGGAGATACAGGGGTTACATCGGGCCCTCACCTGCATTTTGAGGTGCAGGAGAATGGAACAGCACTGAACCCCATGGATAAGCTTATGGGAGATTGA
- a CDS encoding M50 family metallopeptidase, with product MRIKLNAFFILFLFASYFAGWLQQSLILFAGVLLHELGHVFTAKKMRIQVFEIELLPYGGVARMEELSKFGGAAEAIVSAAGPVTSLLVAGACYLCRNFSGLMELGYRYNLVICIFNLLPIIPLDGGKIARNLLIFFMGYRQATRILVLAGRAAAFILLGYNIYMLATGSRSAALIIAAVFIYIGTVKEEKFSSYYYLFTGNSTKNMLITRGHIRKRFIKAREDARISSVVNRFSPVTLCYVQVVDASGAIKRIISEDEIMKGFLKYGYDGRIRQIINI from the coding sequence GTGAGGATAAAACTTAATGCGTTTTTTATCCTTTTTTTATTTGCAAGCTATTTTGCGGGTTGGCTGCAGCAATCATTGATATTGTTTGCAGGTGTGCTCCTCCATGAACTTGGACATGTATTCACCGCAAAAAAAATGAGAATACAGGTGTTCGAGATTGAGCTGCTGCCATATGGGGGAGTTGCCAGGATGGAGGAACTGTCAAAATTCGGTGGCGCTGCAGAAGCTATTGTCTCGGCTGCAGGACCTGTCACAAGCTTACTCGTCGCCGGAGCATGTTACCTCTGCAGAAACTTTTCTGGATTGATGGAGCTAGGTTATAGATACAATCTGGTCATCTGCATTTTTAACCTTCTGCCTATAATTCCATTGGATGGAGGCAAGATTGCAAGAAATCTGCTGATTTTCTTTATGGGTTACAGGCAGGCAACAAGGATTCTGGTATTGGCGGGAAGAGCAGCCGCCTTTATACTGCTGGGATACAATATATATATGCTTGCGACCGGGAGCAGAAGTGCTGCTCTTATTATTGCAGCTGTCTTCATATACATAGGCACTGTAAAAGAGGAGAAGTTCAGCTCATATTACTACCTTTTCACTGGGAACAGCACCAAGAACATGCTTATCACCCGGGGGCATATAAGAAAAAGGTTTATAAAAGCCAGGGAGGATGCCCGGATAAGCTCGGTTGTTAATCGCTTCAGTCCTGTGACTCTGTGCTATGTGCAGGTAGTGGATGCCTCAGGAGCAATAAAAAGAATAATCAGTGAGGATGAAATTATGAAAGGCTTTCTAAAATACGGTTATGACGGAAGAATCAGGCAAATTATAAACATTTAG